TTCTAGTCGGTCTATGACCCATGTGTGTAATGCATGTCAACAAGGCAAAGCACACCAGTTTCCTTTTCCTAGATCCTCGAGTGTTTCTTCCTTTCCCTTAGAACTTATTTTCTCGGATGTGTGGGGACCAGCCAAAACATCATCTGGTGGGTTCCAGTACTATGTCTCATTTATTGATGATTATAGTAAGTTTGTGTGGATTTATCTTCTCAAAAGAAAATGTGATGTGTTTGATGTTTTTCGTGACTTTCTTGCTCATGTTGAACGCCTCCTCTCTCATAAGATTTTATGTGTTCAATCTAATTGGGGTGGGGAATACGAAAAGCTTAGCAACACGTTTTTTTCGTCAAATTGGCATTATGCATCATGTATCCTGCCCACACACACACCAGCAAAATGGTTCAGCTGAAAGGAAGCATCATCATATTGTTGACATGGGGTTGTCTCTATTATCACATGCGTCTATGCCGCTACGGTTTTGGGATGAGGCCTATCTCTCGGCATGTTATCTTATCAATCGACTTCCTAGTCGTGTCAGCAACCTTAGTCCTATGGAAAAATTGTTTAACACCAAACCAGACTATACGTCACTTCGTACGTTTGGTTGCGCTTGTTGGCCCAACATGCGTCCCTACAACATACACAAACTTGCCTTTCGATCTCAACAGTGTGTGTTCGTTGGTTATAGCATTCGCCACAAAGGGTATAAATGTCTTCATCTGCCCACAGCCCGCGTTTACATCCTCGTGATGTCACGTTTGATGAGAAATTTTTTCCTTTTGCCAGCCCTTCTGCCTCCCCCATACCACCTCGAGTTGCAGTACATACCATCCTGTTATTTCCGCATGACCACATGAATTATGGCATATCTACTTCGTCTACTAACCTGGATGCAGGATCTACCCCGGCGCAGATGATCCCAAGTGCAACAGCGCCTGGCTCCCAGGAGGATCCTGGCACAGGATCCGGAGCGGATCCGGCCTCGGATCGCGCGACACCTGCCGACAGCCACGCAGCCTCCCCTGCGCCAGGCGAGCGCAGGGCGTCGTCCCGCCCGTTGGCCCATGTGGCGGCCTCGGATGGCCCGGTCGCCTCTCCACCCGCCCCGTCCCCCTTAGTGGCAGGGCCCGCCTCTGGCCTGGTTCCCTCCAACCCCGACCCGCCACAGGCTGCCGTCCACGTGCCCCTTCGCCAGCCGGTGGGCCGGCCCTCTTCCACGACAGGCTCGCCAGTGTCGCCTGGTTCCTCCTCGGGATCGCCGCTGGATCCATCTGTTGGATCTGCAAGCGTGACGGGATCCCAGGGTGATCTAATTCCCTCCTCAGCTGCCTGCGCCCCCGGATCTTCTGTGCCTGGATCTACTGCAGCTCCTGCCCATGCAATGGTGACACGCACACGTGATCATACTCGCAAGGTCGTGCACCGTACGGATGGTAGCATCAACTACGATCTGTCTCGGCGTGCATTTCTAGTCTCCAGGGAACCCACTGATCATCGTGAGGCCATGGCGTCTCCTGCTTGGCGTGCTGCTATGCAGTTCAAGCTTGATGCACTCCGTCACAATGGCACATGGACCTTGGTTCCACCACCACCTCATGCCAATGTGATCGACTGCAAATGGGTTTTCAAGGTCAAGTACAAGGCTGATGGCTCTGTTGATCGTCACAAGGCTCGTCTTGTTacgaaagggttcaagcaacaGTATGGTCTCAATTATGATGATACGTTCAGTCCGGTTGTCAAACCTGTTACTGTTTGCCTGGTTCTTTCCATTGTTGTCTCTCGAGGTTGGTGTCTGCGACAGTTGGATGTTCAGAATGCATATTCCATGGGGTTCTTGTGTATATGCGACAACCTCCTGGTTTTGTGGATCCTGCGGCTCCTCGATATCCGTGTAAGCTGAGGAAAGCTATCTATGGACTCAAACAGGCCCCTAGAGCCTGGTATTCTCGCTTAAGCTCTCGGCTTCTCCAACTTGGTTTCTTGGCATCTAAGGCAGACACTTCTCTATTTGTCTTTCATCGTGACAATGTCACCATGTTCATGGTtgtttatgtggatgacatcattgtGGCCAGCTCATCGCCTACTGCAACAACCAAGTTACTTGTTGATCTTCATGCCACgtttgctctcaaggatcttgGTCCCTTGCATTTTTTTCTTGGGGTTGAGGTGAAGTCGTCGCCACGGGGGATTGTGCTCTCTCAACAGAAGTACATTGGCGACATTCTTCACCGTGCTAACATGGAGAGTTGTAAGGTTTCCACTACTCCCATGTCCTCGAGTGAGAAAATCAGCAAGGATAGCTGGGCACCTCTCTCTCAGGATGACAGTACTAAATACCGCAGCTTGGTTGGAGCACTCCAGTACCTGACGTTGACCAGGCCAGATATTTCTTTTGCTGTGAATCGTGTTTGTCAGTTCCTTCATGCCCCGACGACTGCACACTTCTCGGCAGCTAAAAGGATCTTGCGGTACTTGAAGTATACTCATGGTATGATTCTATCCATCAGAAAGTCACCTTCAACGATGTTGAGTTGCTTCTCCGATGCGGACTGGGCCGGGTGCAGTGATGATCGCAGGTCTACAGGAGGATTTGTTGTTTTCCTTGGATCCAATCTTGTCTCTTGGAGCTCCGGAAAGCAGGCCACAGTCTCTCGATCAAGCATGGAGTCTGAATATAAAGCCATTGCCAATGGTATGGCTGAGATAATTTGGATACAGTCAGTCCTTGGAGAACTTGAAATCTTTATGTCACGACCTCCAATTTTGTGGTGTGACAATCTGGGTGCCACTTATCTGTCTGCAAACCCAGTGTTTCATGCCAGAACCAAGCATATAGAGGTGGATTTCCACTTTGTTCGAGAAAGAGTTGCAGCCAAGGCATTGGATGTTTGGTTCATCTCTTCGAAGGACCAAGTTGCTGACATATTCACCAAACCACTAGCTGAGGCACCATTTGTCTCAAATAGATACAATCTGAATCTTCGCGAGGGAACTTCAGATTGAGAGGGGGTGTTAAACTGTATATTGTTGTGATCTAGGAGGCTGTTATTATCTGTACTTATCTCCTGTAACAACTTGTGTAATCTGTGCCCTAGCTACACCCATGTATATACATCCTAAGGCCACCGTATTGAGTGCGCCGATCCAATCTACTTTCCCTTCGTTTCACAAATATCTCTATATTTATCACTACTGCGAGCTTGGAATGCCATGTTTTCGTCCCATTCACTTCGTTCCAAGACCACAGACGAGTAAGAGACAATGAGCCACAGCCACTCAAGCAGTAACCGTGGGCAATAGAAAAACGAGCTAACATCAAATGCAGTcgttattatgtactccctccatgcATATATATAGGTCCTAATGAGTTTTTGAAGACAGCTTTTGACCATTAATAAGATTAATAgtatatgagatgtataatgtccaaattatatcattgaaagctcctttcacatacgaatttgtcAGCATGTTTGTGTagcttgcatgtcatatattattgctcaaACATGTAGTTAAAGTTAGCCTCCAAAAActcattaggccctatatatatggatAGAGGGAGTATGCAGAGTAACACTGCTCAAACATGTAGTCAAAGTTAGCCTCCAAAActcattaggccctatatatatggatAGAGGGAGTATGCAGAGTAACATTTTAGAAGGAAggcttttattattattactcggaTCTCAGGGTATCATGCATCCATGGCAGAAGATACATTCTACGGTAGCTCACTACAGCTCAGCGTACAGGCACGCCGCACGCGCGCATTTATTCAGTTATTCTCCCCTGACATCTCCTCCGGCCCTTCCCTCGCCTTCCTCTCGCACGATCCCGTGATCGGAACTCCTCACGCATGCGCGCATGGCGGCGCTGGCGCCACGATTGTGTAGGCTGCAAAAATCACGTGCGTGGATAAGATGAGCTAGTCCGTGGCAAGAAAAACAGTAATGGAAAAGAAGCATCAGGCGCTGGATGCATGAATGCTTACTCCCGCATTTGCTCCCGACGGGGAGGGCGACGCCGGCTTCGCGGGAGCAGCGTACGAGCTTCTCGGGGCTGATGAtccgctcgtcggcggcggtgagcACGCGGCAGATGCAGGGCATGTCCACCTTCCTCGCCTCGAGGCGGCAGGGCATGTCTGGGGTCAGGTAGGGGCTCCCCTTCTTGATGGTCCACTTGCACATGCGGATGACGCTGTCCCTCTCGTCGTAGCAGTCCTTCTCCCCCGCGGCGAGATGCGCCGCGAACCCGGCCACGATCGACGCCAACAGCAGGAAGCGGACGAGGGTGGCTCCGGCGCTTCCCATCTTCCTGTGCTGCTGCTGAGCTGCTGGCTAATGTGCTTGCGAGTGGTGTGCATGATGCTGGCAGTGGGCACTCCATTATATAGCACGCGAGATCCCCCGATGCACTTTGGACTCTAGAGATCGACCTACCTGGTTGACGGCGGCGCTAGTTGCATTGAAAATTTTGAGTGGCGACATGAGAATAAATGTTTAGGTACTTCATTGAATTTGGGTCTATGTAGTAGGTGAGATCGACCGAGCCATCTGGGGTTCCAAGACACATGAACTTGACCATGGAAGCTGCATGCGTGGTTTTCAATGGAGGCAAAACACCCCCGTCCCTTTCTTCCATATGCCATCACTCGAACGAACAAAGCATAGATAGCTTTCATCGTCAAAACGAGTAAAATGCTTTGCGGTCATTGAACTTGTGTCGAAAGCTCACTTTGGTCACCGTACTTAAGGATACGGTTAATACGATCACTATATACGACTTaagatgattatacggtcactggcttatCGTATAACTCTGTATTTTattctgttgactggtcaaacatcACAGCATCCTCTCTCTACCTATGTGGGTCCCATCTGTTAGTGGGAAAGAAAAAAGAAGCGTCGCTGGAGAATCATACCAAGGATACTCTGCGGAAGCCCACGTACGCTAACCTATGTGGCTCTCTCCTACACAACTTTGTGTTAAATCCATAGAGTGTTACAGTTATTTCTTTTTTGATGATCAACGTTACGGTTATTTAATTAACACGCACACAACACAGTTACATGCATGCACTGCATCCGCCGTCCGTCGAAAACCATACGCCGACCGCGATGAGATGAGCAATTGTTGGACTACTTAGACGACACGAGCTCGAGACGCGACGTCATATTGTCGCAGCTCTTCGTCGGCGTCCTGGGCGCCGTCGTCGTCGTGTTAACGTTTACGCGTAGCAAGGCGGATGCTGCAGGACAAGGCCTAAATATGTTAACCTTCGTCGTGCTCATATCATGGTGCCCACCTTGTCGAGCTAAGGGCTATGCGGCCGCGCGTGCATGCCGGTGAACGGTAACATGGCCGTGTTCAAGCGAGGACACCGGCTCAGCTGTTTGTGCCCCAGACGCTGGTTGAGAAGAACACACTATTCCGCGGGCTGTTGGCTGCGTGCATACGCATGCGCGTGGGCTCAAGAAGATGGTGAAGTGGTCAGGGAACTAAGAGGACATTGTCAGATTCAAAGCGAGTGTAAGAGAGACTGGTTTGTGCAAATCACACTGTTCATTGATCAGGAGATTACATGTATATGTAAGTACAGATTCTCTGGTTTCTGCAGAGGGAGCAGAAAGCCCCGTCCCGCCCGCGCACGAtagcgtgcatgcatgcacacacgcgGTGGTGCGGCTGCTGAATGTCCCTGGTTCGATTCTGTGCGATGCATGGCTTTTATTTCTTGTTTTtccactaacaggtgggacccatatAAAGATAGAGAGAGGGTGCTATGATGTTTACCAGTCAACAGAATGAAATACAGAACTATACAGTGAGccggtgaccgtataatcacctcaagtCGTATATAATGACCGTATTGATCGTATTTTTATGTACAATGACCAAAGTGAGTTTTTGACACAAGTTCAATGACCATGGATGCATTTTACTCCACGAAAACGGCTTCACGCGCAAGAACTAGCCAGGGCAGCGCATATGTGTTCATTCATATCATGTAGGGTGGGTCGAAAGAGCCGGAGAGAAGCACACAAGTCGCCATACATTTGCAAAGTATCCCGTGATGTTTAAACTCTAGGCCAACTTTAATATTCGCTCTAATGCACATGTAGTGCCCTTCATAATGTTTTGAAAATACTAAAAAAACTGACGTCGGAGATTTTTAAACATGGCAAATTAAAAGATTTTCATGGCAATTAATATTATCACGAGGATGGTAAATTTAGTTTGCAAGAATGCAATTCCCTGACAAGAAGTGAACTGAGACGGATTTGCAATGCTTGCAAACTGAACTTGCCATAAAAAAGTTAGATTTGCCATGCCTACAAATATGATATTCGCTGGATGTTCGGGTTCTAATTTTTAAGGTCTTCAATTATCTCTTTATTTTCATTCCAACACCTGTACTAAATGTTTCGCAATATTTTATGGGCTATCATGCATATATTTTTTAACAAGTCACATGCACAAAAAACAAAGGATTCAACCAATATATACAACACTTCTGCTTCAGCACACCCCCTTAACTGAATCAACGGCCAAGATTAAAAAATGCCCCTTCAGATAGGAGGGCATGATGGTTAAAATTAACCGCTCTGTTTTTTCAAGAATTAATCAGTCCATTATTTGGTACACCACTTTCCATTCAAAGCGTATGTATTCACATACTTTGTCCTTCAAGGGCATATCCTATTTGGGCTTTTCCGGTTTTGAGTTTTTTGTTGGTTATTCTGCATATTTTATTTTcattctttcctttctttttttacctttttcgtatttttctattttctattttcgtTTGTTAgtttccatttttatttttaaattccTATTTTTTTCAAATTGGTGATATTTTTTTGGAATTCAAACATTTATTTTTCAAAATTATAAACAAGTTATGAAACTAAAACACtttttaaatttgtgaatattttttgaatttgtttggaACATTATTTGAAATTTACAACTTTCTTTAATTCGTGAACATTGTTTTGAGTTGGTGAATATTTTCAATATTGGTTAATGTTTTTGGAAATCATGATTATTTTTCAAATTTatcaatattttttttaaaatccgtgaacattttttaaaaccaaGAAAGTTATTcaaagtttttattttttttctaaatcATGAATAAATTTTGAAATTCGTGAACAGTTTTCTGAAATTCAAAACGTTTActgaatcgtgaacatttttttgaaatccaggaacatttaaaaaaatcatggacTTCTGAATTTGGAAAACTTTTTCAAATTCAGAAATATTTTCAAAAGttcagaatttttttgaaatcctgagttttttttttgaatttgggattcatgaattttttttaattaaaaggcaaaaaaaaactagggcgctCCGCCCCGCATATGGGTCAACCCAAAGCACGCACAGGAAGGAGGGGTGTGTCTTGGCTGGTTTTCGAGCACGTACCGCGCTAAATAAAATGTCCCTCTTTCAAGTACGTCGAGGTTAGTTCGTGGACTCTTAGACTAGGTTCGATTTCTACTCAGGTGGCAAGGTCATGCGTGGAGTGCACCTGCTACGGCGTCGTAGAGTCGCAATCATGTCGggtttagagcaagtacaataaggtgacataagcaggctataaggactaGAATATTATATCTTTGCTTAGttggaggagagagaagaggagagagaagagaattGGACTCTTAGTTAGTAGCCGGCTCTAGCACGAGACCCAAAACGTTTTGTGAGattgtaaggtgggccaactactaataaagtactccctttgtaaagaaatgtaagagcgtttagatcattaaaatAGATGACATGGCAATAACCATGCTCTTATGGGGACAAGTAAATCGAGGGTGTGTCTCACGATATCGTTAAATGATGTGGAGATTAGCAGCGAGTAGCCTCGCTGGAGTTGTGTGGGGCATTCCGAGTGAAGTGGTACAAGATGCGGAGATCGCCGCCGAGCAAAATGAGATGAGATAGAGAAAGGAAGATAGGCAAACTCATTCTCCTCGCATGAACTAGACAGAGGCGATCGGTTGCATTGTGGCAACGACGAGCGAGCCCCGCTGGCTCCTTCTCCTCCAACAAGACGTCGGAACTGCGTCTCCTCCATAGGGCTGGCTCTTCCGCAGTTCATGGAAACGCTCCTCCCCTCCCTGGTGTCATCGCGAAAGCGCGACGCTAACTTTTCTCCATGGCACAATGGTCGGACGCTCGACGCCGGTCTAGCGAGATGAGTGGCGAGGTGCTCCCCCCTTGCCCTCACGGCAAAGCGGCCCTGCCTTTCCTACGCAATACAATGCTCGGCCGCTCGATGCCTATATAGCGGGATGAGTGGCGGCAACTGTTGCGGGACACACACTCTCCTTCTAAGGGATAGTCCTGCGTATCCATGTACATGTTTATACATCAAACGACCTAGGACTAGACCAGGCCCAGGTTTGGATTTGGATTAGATAGACACATGTAATTTTAAACACTATACAAACACTAATTAgtatgttatgtactccctccgtcccataatataaaagtgtttttgAGTAAAAGACACACTTACCCTTTTAAAAAATTAAAAGGGGAGAGAAGTACTGAAGCAAACTTCTATGTACAAATTACATGTCGATGTAGGGGCGTGTGCACCTTCCCCTTCTTCAGGGTGTGCACTATCCCATTCTCCAGCATGTGCAACCTCCTCTCCTCTGGTATGCGCACCTTGCCCTCCTCACCGTCTCCTCCTCTGGTGTGTGCATCGTCCTTCCATGCCATCCTAGAACACATGATCTCCGCTAGTGTGAACTTCCAGAATGATGTTTCCAATGGATTCATGGTATTCAGATCCAACATGATAAATCGGTTCTGCTGGGCTATTCAAGTTTGCATCAACCGTTCCTCCTCAATTTGTAAGCCTACATCTTCCTTCTGCCTTGTGCTTTCTTACATAACATCTCACATCGCCCTCCTCTATTGTAGCTGCTCCTCCATTTCCACCTTTTCTTACATATTCTTCTTCGCGTATTCATTCATTGACCTCATCAACTCATTGGTTTTGCTTTTCATTGGCTCCACTTCTCCTTATCTCTTGAGCATCTCCTTTACTCACTTCCTCCTGTCGGGCCGACCCATGGTAGACATCAGAAATGAACTTCTAGGAACCCTTTCCTCCCCATCATCTTAATCTTCCTCATAGCCATCCAATTTCAGAGAGGAATTTTTTGCGACTTGACTTCCCATGTTCTAGAGGAGCCTCATCATTCCCTGAGCTCTATTTCTTGTTTCCTTCCAACATATTCGAACAATGTTGGAGGCCAAACAATTTGCCCTTCGACTTGGCCATTTGTCGATACCTCTCTTGGGCTATATTACCCTACAACATAGAATGCTCAAAATTCTCAATGTGATGTAAATGTGGTAAGAAAAAAATAATAAGAGTGCTCACATATTGGTCAATGGTGGCACCGCTAGGAGGAGCGTGCCTCACTTGGTCCAGGCAACCCGCCCAACAGTTGCACATCTCTTGAATCACATCCATcgatttgtgagagatttcagGCTGCGTTTTGATTTATGCTCAAGGTGTTGATGGAAATTCTCCTTAATGTGCCTCCAATTATTTGCACTCATTTGATATTTCTCAACGACAACATCAAGAATGATCTCTTGACATCCCCTCATAAGAGCAACATCCTCTTTCGTGGTGTACTTTGCTGTCAAATTACTTTCTTCCATGATGATTCAGAGGGTTGGAATGGATAAAATCGGTATCTTGGACTCTGTATCCAATTGTTCAAAGTTTTCTACTGATGCACCATCAAGATCGAAATCATTGGTCCCAACAAAATCACTCATCATACTATTTAGTAATGATTCATCACTGATTGTAGATCCTCTCAAATGCACAAAATCATCGCTAAAACAAACATTGCACAATTGCCACTATTACTTCACAATCACATTGCATTTAATCAAACCAATTGAAAGATAAAAAATGAAGGAGGGTATTTTACTTCATCGGCAAATCTCTGAGTGGGTCGAACTAGGTAGGCACCTAAATTTTGTCGGCCGGCGTGACGAAGGTACGAGGGCGGCGGACACTAGGTGGTATTGTATTCATCCTGTGTTTCTTTGTTGTGAGGCGTTGTGGTGCGTGTGGGCCCTAGAGTCGAGGACGCCAGTGGCGGCATAGTATCTTCCACATCCGTGTCTAAGTCGTCAACAACAAAGTGGATGAGGTGCTGACCTAGGAGGTGGCAGGTTGATACCGGTGCCAACAAAGGGGTAGGAGGTGCAACACGTGTAGTCAGGAGATCCGCCTCCAGCCAAGGGAATAGGACATAGGTCGAGGCGAAGTCCATGTCATCGTTGGCGGGACATTGGCTGCCGCAATCGGCTTATCAATGCGGGCATACTGGCTATGTGGCGGCAACACCGGCTACTCCTTCACATGGCGTCCGATTTGGACGTCACGGTTGCGACGAGGGAAGGGAGGCTCCAGCTGACGCGTGCGAGAGACGGCGACGCCAGCTCCCCTTGACGCGGTGGAGCGACGGCGAGGGCGACACCGGAACACAATCTCAAGGAGGAGCTCCAGGTGCGCCTAGTACTCCTTGTTGGTTGTCGCGGCCTCTGTGAGGAGGCGTGCGTGTTGCGGCTCCTATTCCTCCTCATCGTTGGAGTAAAGGATGATCTCTCTTCCTTCCCGAAGGAGCAGGCCGCCTTGGACTTGGAGGATGATGACCTCGAACAGCGACGACGGTGGCACCATGATGTGGATCCGGAAGGAGATCCTCTTGGAGAACCAAGACTTCGTCATCGTCGTGTAAAAGATAAGAAGCTCAATAGTAGTGAGCGAATATGAACGGAGCGGTGATGAGCAGAGAGGAAAGGATATGTGATATGTATGCCGTCAGAGCCATGCATAAGTAGTAGTCGCGGCACGGCGAACGGGCGGGCAGTTGGCTTCAATATATATAACACACCTGTACGGAGTAGGCTTCTCGGCCACCCGCCAGCATTGAACCGCCTGTACGGAGTAGGCTTCTCGGCCACCCCGCCAGCATTGAACCGTGCAACGTGGCCCAGTGGAGCGGCTTACCGGCATGAATTAATATGCGGAAACTGTTTCACATGGACGAGGGTTTAGAGTTTGGCGAAGCGGGCGTGACGAAAACGTAGAAGAGGGTTTTAGCAGCAATTGTTTCACATAAAAATGGTTTTAGAGTTTGGCATGGCGGGCGTGGCGGAAACCTAGAAGAGGGTTTTAGAGTTTAGCGTGGCGGATGTGACGGAGGAAGCATGGTACAGGGTTTTAGAGTTTGACGTACGTGACACAAACAGATTTTAGAGTTTGACTTGGCGGACAACCTTCCCTAATTTGTGCATTTGATTTGCTGAAAAACGGACACAGGAATTGGAATAAGGTTTTAGACACAAGAATTGAAATGAACAGTTGTAGCCTACATAACCTACCTACCCATAAGGTTTTAGAGTTCGGTGACGACCGTCCAGACGTCTTGCGGCCGATTTGCGGGAAAACaggaaaacaaacacaagaacTGTAAACATCCTTTGATTTGCATCCAATTTGCGAAAAAACCGAACACATGAACATGTTCGCAGACAATTAAGATCCGCATCGGATGGCAAACTACGTCTCAACTCTTTGGTTTACGGGTTTATGGGTGTTTCGAGGGACGTGTGTGGTCCGGACGTTTACCAGTGTTTTGAGGGTT
This region of Triticum aestivum cultivar Chinese Spring chromosome 2D, IWGSC CS RefSeq v2.1, whole genome shotgun sequence genomic DNA includes:
- the LOC123049973 gene encoding uncharacterized protein produces the protein MGSAGATLVRFLLLASIVAGFAAHLAAGEKDCYDERDSVIRMCKWTIKKGSPYLTPDMPCRLEARKVDMPCICRVLTAADERIISPEKLVRCSREAGVALPVGSKCGTYTIVAPAPPCAHA